A genome region from Solanum pennellii chromosome 12, SPENNV200 includes the following:
- the LOC107005845 gene encoding uncharacterized protein LOC107005845: protein MAQSILMPGRSFTISRNQARNKETRSKNQKNPEKKIKRTPINSTISSTHERPTTPIAKKKKNFTPFRCVGCRETSQLSVSAPIADYQSKKKKKKLRTKTLNFFDGDFDDFVVSRKPHSSKGRVDVDKITPKEQSMQRMVTGSEDYPVLDTATLERPRSRADWFGFGHHSHFDFSEELSEFVMLQNSFMGGRTDCPDRYRSLRLNVDNMSYEELVELGDRIGYVSTGLKENEITQCVRRTKPFSLNIFSHLHTEVEKKCSICQEEYEADDEMGKLGCGHFHHIDCIKQWLMHRNNCPVCKSVAMSTC from the exons ATGGCACAATCCATACTCATGCCTGGAAGAAGCTTCACAATATCCAGAAATCAAGCAAGAAACAAAGAAACCAGAAGCAAAAATCAAAAGAAcccagaaaaaaaaatcaaaagaaccCCCATAAACTCCACCATTTCTTCTACCCATGAAAGGCCAACAACACCCATCgctaaaaagaagaagaatttcaCACCATTTAGGTGTGTGGGTTGCAGGGAAACTTCACAACTCTCTGTCTCTGCACCAATTGCTGATTACCAatccaagaagaagaagaagaagctgaGAACCAAAACCCTTAATTTTTTTGATGGtgattttgatgattttgttgTTTCAAGAAAACCCCATTCTTCTAAAGGGAGAGTTGATGTTGACAAGATTACGCCCAAGGAG CAGTCTATGCAAAGAATGGTGACAGGCTCAGAAGACTATCCTGTTCTTGATACTGCAACTCTGGAAAGGCCACGCTCGCGAGCAGATTGGTTTGGATTTGGGCATCATTCtcattttgatttttctgaAGAGCTTTCTGAG TTTGTGATGCTTCAGAATAGTTTTATGGGAGGAAGAACAGATTGTCCTGATCGATACCGAAGCTTGAGGCTTAATGTGGATAACATGTCATATGAG GAATTGGTGGAACTCGGTGATAGAATTGGATATGTGAGTACAGGATTGAAAGAAAACGAGATAACTCAATGTGTTAGGAGAACTAAGCCCTTCTCTTTGAATATTTTCTCTCATTTACACACAGAAGTGGAGAAAAAGTGTAGCATTTGTCAG GAAGAATATGAGGCTGATGATGAAATGGGCAAGCTCGGTTGTGGACACTTTCATCATATCGACTGCATAAAACAGTGGCTTATGCACAGAAATAACTGTCCCGTCTGTAAATCTGTTGCCATGTCAACCTGTTGA